A stretch of Rhizobium sp. TH2 DNA encodes these proteins:
- the smpB gene encoding SsrA-binding protein SmpB: MSKIVAENRKARYNYEIIDTYEAGLMLTGTEVKSLREGKANIAESYASDEHGEIWLINSYVPEYLQANRFNHAPRRPRKLLLSAKEIGRLRTGINREGMTLIPLKIYFNDQGRAKLELAIAKGKKLHDKRDTEKERDWNREKGRLLRDRG; the protein is encoded by the coding sequence ATCAGCAAGATTGTAGCGGAGAACCGCAAGGCCCGCTACAACTATGAAATCATTGATACTTATGAAGCGGGCCTGATGCTGACGGGCACCGAGGTCAAATCGCTGCGCGAAGGCAAGGCCAATATCGCCGAGTCCTACGCCAGCGACGAGCACGGCGAGATCTGGCTGATCAACTCCTATGTTCCGGAATATCTGCAGGCCAACCGTTTCAACCACGCGCCACGCCGTCCACGCAAGCTGCTGCTCTCCGCCAAGGAGATCGGCCGGCTGCGGACCGGCATCAATCGCGAGGGCATGACGCTCATCCCGCTGAAGATCTATTTCAACGATCAGGGCCGAGCCAAGCTCGAACTGGCCATCGCCAAGGGCAAGAAGCTGCACGACAAGCGCGACACCGAAAAAGAGCGCGACTGGAATCGCGAAAAGGGCCGGCTGCTGCGCGATCGCGGCTAA
- a CDS encoding DsrE family protein: MSFSRRFFISRLFPGLAGGAAVSVLPVSASALTSVRPVQKVVYHLSEPTRVNFVMGNIKNHIAGKGGPDKVKIVLVVHGPALESFVSSKANPDMKRQIEGRVGDGVSFVACGNTMSARKLALTDMPDGFEVAEEGGVVRIADLQADGYLYIRP; encoded by the coding sequence ATGTCCTTCTCACGCCGCTTCTTCATTTCACGCCTGTTTCCCGGTCTGGCGGGAGGCGCCGCGGTTTCCGTCCTGCCTGTCTCGGCCAGTGCACTGACGTCGGTCCGCCCGGTACAAAAAGTGGTCTACCATCTCTCCGAGCCCACCCGCGTCAATTTCGTCATGGGCAATATCAAGAACCACATCGCCGGCAAGGGCGGACCTGACAAGGTCAAGATCGTGCTGGTCGTACACGGTCCGGCGCTCGAGTCCTTCGTGTCCTCCAAAGCCAATCCCGACATGAAGCGTCAGATCGAAGGTCGCGTTGGCGATGGAGTGAGCTTCGTCGCCTGCGGCAACACGATGTCGGCGCGGAAACTCGCGCTGACCGATATGCCGGATGGTTTCGAGGTCGCGGAGGAGGGTGGTGTCGTCCGCATCGCCGATCTCCAGGCGGATGGCTATCTCTACATTCGCCCGTGA
- a CDS encoding mandelate racemase/muconate lactonizing enzyme family protein gives MKIERIQAFRMLQPFIDGPYRMSKGRVADAFDSIIVAITADGITGWGEMAPLGTFYSAAFAAGAEAGVKEIVPHLLGQDPRALTQIGRLMDTVFKGHPYIKSAIDMACNDLAARAAGVPLVTMLGGREGETVELYKVVTHGEPEKMAENAVRYVADGYRRLQVKVGGDVNGDIDRVRAVSSAVPRGTVLFCDANAGWTPFQARRFADQTRDIDFVFEQPCVTIDDNLSVRRSFDKPMVLDESVQSLEDLLEIHRKGAADGVTLKISRLGGVTRTRQLRDLAVDLGLMVTVEDTGGAEIDTAAMAHLSLSTPEEKRLHAIAFHEWVTVKTARNAPPVIGGSRMGIPDGIGLGIDVDPALIGTPFLDIRN, from the coding sequence ATGAAGATCGAACGAATTCAAGCCTTTCGCATGTTGCAGCCGTTTATCGACGGTCCGTACCGCATGTCCAAGGGCCGCGTGGCGGATGCCTTTGATTCCATCATCGTGGCGATCACCGCCGATGGCATCACCGGCTGGGGCGAGATGGCGCCACTCGGCACCTTCTATTCCGCTGCATTCGCTGCCGGGGCCGAGGCTGGCGTCAAGGAGATTGTGCCGCACCTGCTCGGCCAGGACCCGCGCGCGCTGACCCAGATCGGCCGTCTCATGGACACCGTGTTCAAGGGCCATCCCTATATCAAGTCGGCGATCGACATGGCCTGCAACGACCTGGCAGCCCGTGCTGCCGGCGTTCCGCTCGTCACCATGCTGGGCGGCCGCGAAGGCGAGACTGTGGAGCTCTACAAGGTCGTCACGCATGGCGAACCTGAGAAGATGGCTGAGAATGCCGTGCGCTACGTTGCCGATGGATATCGTCGCCTACAGGTCAAGGTGGGCGGCGACGTCAACGGCGATATCGACCGGGTGAGGGCGGTCTCAAGTGCCGTGCCGCGCGGCACGGTGCTCTTCTGCGACGCCAATGCCGGCTGGACCCCGTTCCAGGCGCGCCGTTTCGCTGACCAGACCCGCGATATCGATTTCGTCTTCGAGCAGCCCTGTGTCACCATCGACGACAATCTCTCGGTTCGCCGCTCTTTCGACAAGCCGATGGTGCTCGATGAGAGCGTCCAGTCGCTCGAGGATCTGCTGGAAATCCACCGCAAGGGCGCGGCCGATGGCGTGACGCTGAAAATTTCCCGCCTCGGGGGCGTGACCCGCACCCGCCAGCTGCGCGATCTCGCCGTCGATCTCGGCCTTATGGTGACGGTTGAGGATACCGGTGGCGCCGAAATCGACACGGCCGCAATGGCGCATCTTTCGCTCTCGACGCCGGAGGAAAAGCGCCTGCACGCCATCGCCTTCCATGAATGGGTGACGGTGAAGACCGCCCGCAATGCACCGCCCGTCATAGGTGGTTCAAGGATGGGGATTCCGGATGGTATCGGCCTGGGTATCGACGTCGATCCGGCGTTGATTGGAACGCCGTTCCTGGACATCAGGAATTAG
- the rpoZ gene encoding DNA-directed RNA polymerase subunit omega, translated as MARVTVEDCIDKVDNRFELVLLASHRARLISQGAPITIDRDNDKNPVVALREIADERLAPEDLKEDLIHSLQKHVEIDEPEPDASAMISTAESTTETSDVEEDAPESLNFDQMSEEELLAGIEGLVPPEKNDDY; from the coding sequence ATGGCCCGCGTTACCGTTGAGGATTGCATTGACAAGGTGGACAACCGGTTCGAACTGGTTCTGCTTGCCAGCCATCGCGCCAGGCTGATTTCCCAGGGCGCGCCGATCACTATTGATCGCGACAACGACAAGAACCCGGTCGTGGCGCTGCGCGAAATCGCCGATGAGCGCCTGGCGCCCGAGGATCTTAAGGAAGACCTGATCCACTCGCTGCAGAAGCACGTCGAAATCGACGAGCCCGAGCCCGACGCTTCGGCCATGATCTCGACAGCCGAGAGCACCACCGAGACATCAGACGTGGAAGAGGATGCGCCCGAGTCGCTCAATTTCGACCAGATGTCGGAAGAAGAACTGCTCGCCGGCATCGAAGGCCTCGTGCCGCCGGAAAAGAACGACGACTATTGA
- a CDS encoding bifunctional (p)ppGpp synthetase/guanosine-3',5'-bis(diphosphate) 3'-pyrophosphohydrolase, producing the protein MMRQYELVERVQQYKPDVNEALLNKAYVYAMQKHGQQKRASGDPYISHPLEVAAILTDMHLDEATIAVALLHDTIEDTSATRDEIDTLFGEDIGRLVEGLTKIKKLDLVSRKAKQAENLRKLLLAISDDVRVLLVKLADRLHNMRTLEHMSLEKRARISEETMDIYAPLAGRMGMHDMREELEELSFQNINPEAYKTVTKRLEELSERNADLVKNIETELSELLTANGLKDAVVKGRQKKPYSIFKKMQSKSLSFEQLSDVWGFRVVVDMVPDCYKALGIIHTRWRVVPGRFKDYISTPKQNDYQSIHTTIVGPARQRIELQIRTRRMHDIAELGIAAHTLYKDGTNLTPGEAEVRQSSAYKGLRTTIESLAEGDNPEEFLEHTKLELFQDQVYCFTPKGKLIALPRGATPIDFAYAVHTNVGDTCVGAKINGRIMPLVTRLANGDEVEIIRSGVQVPPAAWEEIVVTGKARSAIRRATRLAIRKQYSGLGQRILERTFERAGKVFSKDMMKPALHRLGHKEVEDAIASVGRGELSSLDVLKAVYPDYQDERVTTRQNYEEGWFNVRSAQGMMFKIPEGQKSRIAAEPDVPEEASVQPFRGLGGDIEVRFSPSGAVPGDRIVGIHDGKHSITVYPIQSPSLSKFDEQPERWIDIRWDLDEANKSRFMARILVNAINEPGTLATIAQTVGQADVNISILTMIRVAPDFSEMEFDLEVWDLRQLSHLLSQIKDLECISTVKRVFD; encoded by the coding sequence ATGATGCGGCAATACGAGCTCGTCGAGCGGGTTCAGCAATACAAGCCAGACGTCAATGAAGCGCTCCTCAACAAGGCCTATGTCTATGCCATGCAGAAGCATGGCCAGCAGAAGCGCGCCAGCGGCGATCCCTACATTTCCCACCCGCTCGAAGTCGCGGCCATCCTCACCGACATGCATCTCGATGAAGCCACTATCGCGGTGGCGCTGCTGCATGACACGATCGAGGACACGTCGGCGACGCGCGACGAGATCGATACGCTGTTCGGCGAGGATATCGGCCGGCTGGTCGAGGGCCTGACCAAGATCAAGAAGCTCGACCTCGTCTCGCGCAAGGCCAAGCAGGCGGAAAATCTCCGCAAGCTGCTGCTCGCCATATCGGACGATGTCCGCGTGCTGCTGGTCAAGCTCGCCGACCGGCTGCACAACATGCGCACGCTCGAACACATGTCGCTGGAAAAGCGCGCCCGCATCTCCGAAGAGACGATGGACATCTATGCGCCGCTCGCCGGCCGCATGGGCATGCATGACATGCGCGAGGAACTGGAGGAACTGTCCTTCCAGAACATCAACCCGGAAGCCTACAAGACCGTCACCAAGCGGCTCGAGGAGCTCTCCGAGCGCAATGCCGACCTCGTCAAGAACATCGAAACCGAACTCTCCGAACTGCTCACCGCCAACGGCCTCAAGGACGCCGTCGTCAAGGGCCGGCAGAAGAAGCCCTATTCGATCTTCAAGAAGATGCAGTCGAAATCGCTTTCCTTCGAGCAACTCTCCGATGTCTGGGGTTTTCGCGTCGTCGTCGATATGGTGCCGGATTGCTACAAGGCGCTCGGCATCATCCACACGCGCTGGCGCGTCGTGCCGGGCCGCTTCAAGGATTATATCTCGACGCCCAAGCAGAACGATTACCAGTCGATCCACACGACCATCGTCGGCCCCGCCCGCCAGCGTATCGAGCTGCAGATCCGTACGCGCCGCATGCATGATATTGCCGAACTCGGCATCGCGGCGCATACGCTCTACAAGGACGGCACCAATCTCACCCCCGGCGAAGCCGAGGTACGCCAGTCGAGCGCCTATAAGGGCCTCAGGACCACCATCGAGTCTCTCGCCGAAGGCGATAACCCGGAGGAATTCCTCGAGCACACCAAGCTCGAACTGTTCCAGGACCAGGTCTATTGCTTCACCCCCAAGGGCAAGCTGATCGCGCTGCCGCGCGGCGCGACGCCGATCGACTTCGCCTATGCCGTCCACACCAATGTCGGCGATACCTGTGTCGGCGCCAAGATCAACGGACGCATCATGCCGCTCGTCACCCGGCTCGCCAATGGCGACGAGGTGGAGATCATCCGTTCGGGCGTGCAGGTGCCGCCTGCGGCCTGGGAGGAGATCGTCGTCACCGGCAAGGCGCGCTCGGCCATCCGGCGCGCCACGCGGCTAGCCATCCGCAAGCAATATTCCGGCCTCGGCCAGCGCATCCTCGAACGCACCTTCGAACGCGCCGGCAAGGTGTTCTCCAAGGATATGATGAAGCCCGCGCTGCATCGCCTTGGCCACAAGGAGGTCGAGGATGCCATCGCTTCGGTCGGTCGTGGCGAACTCTCGTCGCTTGATGTGCTGAAGGCGGTCTATCCCGATTATCAGGACGAGCGCGTCACCACCCGGCAGAACTACGAGGAAGGCTGGTTCAACGTCCGCTCGGCCCAGGGCATGATGTTCAAGATCCCCGAAGGCCAGAAATCGCGCATCGCGGCGGAGCCTGATGTGCCCGAGGAGGCGAGCGTCCAGCCCTTCCGCGGCCTCGGCGGTGATATCGAGGTTCGCTTCTCACCGTCAGGGGCGGTGCCGGGCGACCGCATCGTCGGCATCCACGATGGCAAGCATTCGATTACCGTCTATCCCATCCAGTCGCCGTCGCTCTCCAAGTTCGACGAGCAGCCGGAGCGCTGGATCGATATCCGCTGGGATCTCGACGAGGCCAACAAGTCGCGCTTCATGGCCCGCATTCTGGTGAATGCCATCAACGAGCCGGGCACGCTCGCCACCATCGCCCAGACGGTCGGCCAGGCCGATGTCAATATTTCGATCCTCACCATGATCCGGGTGGCACCCGATTTCTCGGAGATGGAGTTCGATCTCGAAGTCTGGGATCTGCGCCAGCTGAGCCATCTCCTATCCCAGATCAAGGACCTCGAATGCATCTCGACAGTGAAGCGCGTCTTCGACTGA
- a CDS encoding porin produces the protein MNIKSLLLGSAAALAVVSGAQAADAVVAAEPEPMEYVRVCDAYGTGFFYIPGTETCLKIGGQLRYEKRFGTNGVEKYDRAGLLTGRSTDDAYDNHTRARLRIDARNDSEWGTVYSWIQIQADSVNNGENIYGEGNNSYLRAYYYFGIGGLEFGNYDSQWAKFMGYGGRTDDGGVYTSDWNYPDSRQYVSYTADFGNFKAFVSLDNDADEFYKPEDHDGDGLAGKRGRQYLPDISAGVSGTFGDYQAAAAIGYDESDESFAVKKVVRGDIGMFGFTAMGLYSNSDENIYFAYDGFSALIGLSAKVTDTVTVAKDIQWFDNGDWRLVGDVNWEVATGFSVLVEGIYFNPDKGDDSKAGMLRFQRNF, from the coding sequence ATGAACATTAAGAGCCTTCTTCTCGGCTCCGCCGCTGCCCTGGCAGTGGTCTCCGGCGCACAGGCTGCCGACGCTGTCGTCGCTGCCGAGCCGGAACCCATGGAATATGTACGCGTCTGCGACGCTTACGGCACGGGCTTCTTCTACATCCCGGGCACCGAAACCTGCCTCAAGATCGGCGGCCAGCTGCGTTACGAAAAGCGCTTCGGCACCAACGGTGTTGAAAAGTATGACCGCGCTGGTCTTCTCACCGGCAGATCGACGGATGATGCCTACGACAACCACACCCGCGCTCGTCTGCGTATCGACGCTCGCAATGACTCCGAGTGGGGCACTGTCTACAGCTGGATCCAGATCCAGGCTGACTCGGTGAACAACGGCGAGAACATCTACGGCGAAGGCAATAACAGCTACCTCCGTGCCTACTACTACTTCGGCATCGGTGGCCTCGAATTCGGCAACTACGACAGCCAGTGGGCGAAGTTCATGGGCTACGGCGGCCGTACCGATGACGGCGGCGTCTACACCTCTGACTGGAACTATCCTGACTCGCGCCAGTATGTGAGCTACACGGCTGACTTCGGCAACTTCAAGGCCTTCGTCTCGCTCGACAACGACGCTGACGAATTCTACAAGCCGGAAGATCATGACGGCGACGGCCTCGCCGGCAAGCGTGGCCGCCAGTACCTGCCCGATATCTCGGCTGGTGTGTCCGGCACCTTCGGCGACTACCAGGCTGCCGCAGCGATCGGTTATGACGAGTCCGACGAATCCTTCGCGGTCAAGAAGGTTGTTCGTGGCGACATCGGCATGTTCGGCTTCACCGCGATGGGCCTGTATTCGAACAGCGACGAGAACATCTACTTCGCTTATGACGGCTTCAGCGCCTTGATCGGCCTGTCTGCCAAGGTCACCGACACCGTGACCGTCGCGAAGGACATCCAGTGGTTCGACAACGGCGACTGGCGCCTGGTTGGCGATGTCAACTGGGAAGTCGCTACGGGCTTCTCGGTCCTGGTTGAAGGCATCTACTTCAACCCTGACAAGGGCGACGACTCCAAGGCTGGCATGCTGCGCTTCCAGCGCAATTTCTAA
- a CDS encoding lytic transglycosylase domain-containing protein: protein MKQGIIAFLVVLAGCFSAFAILGLGSAPPEDAAPLKTVTVKLNVEKAPETVVKLAETSDLAIKTSDKVDRVASVETASIETDVSVSDTAPVVADLPKPVPSTKFLEGMTELAKRHSLEAIAYRDQLERDSAEWKTLSWAIAISGQRAVPSKMIAETQALLKDWPGQKEMQANFEEALFQENPSPNLIVTAFDKKSPSTSDGTMILARAALATGDKTRAASVIRALWSGEKLDEAEEDRFIKEFGELLTAADHKRRMDFLLYKERYQQAERFSEFGEAQSLFDAFSAVGRKTKDADKKIDAVDAKWHDDPSYLYIKIKRHRQLQEYDTAAKLLEKTPKDATLLADPGAWWVEARIVTRGLIDAGNVKAAYRLASAHVAIEPDDLAEAEFHAGWYAFRGLKDRAKAEAHFNKLLAASPKAHDQARGFYWLGRTFEKSNREKSKDYFERATEYPATFYGQLSAARMKVAIKPGHRYAVTDADRLAFASRPEIIGLSLIEQSGEAARARRLYLALAATLENPVDIQQLASKALETHGSTLALAIGKTALKQGHDPGLAAFPLGAIPETADISGAGKALAYAIARQESAFNPQAVSPANARGLLQLLPSTAKRVAKQYQMAYADEKLTEDPAFNATLGSHYLGEQISKFDGSLIMTFAAYNAGPSRVTQWIRRYGDPRGKDIDVAVDWVESIPFTETRDYVQRVMENYQVYKLLLSETPDIAADMTAGR from the coding sequence ATGAAACAAGGTATCATTGCTTTTCTGGTCGTGCTCGCCGGATGCTTCAGCGCGTTCGCAATTCTCGGGCTTGGAAGCGCGCCACCGGAAGACGCAGCCCCTCTCAAGACAGTCACCGTCAAGCTGAACGTCGAGAAGGCGCCTGAGACGGTTGTGAAGCTTGCCGAGACTTCTGACTTGGCCATTAAGACGAGCGACAAGGTCGATCGCGTAGCGTCCGTCGAAACCGCATCGATCGAAACCGACGTCAGCGTTTCCGACACCGCGCCCGTTGTCGCGGACCTGCCGAAGCCGGTTCCCAGCACCAAATTCCTTGAGGGAATGACCGAACTCGCCAAGCGCCACAGTCTCGAAGCAATCGCCTATCGCGACCAGCTCGAGCGGGACTCCGCGGAATGGAAGACGCTGAGCTGGGCGATCGCGATATCCGGCCAGCGCGCCGTCCCATCCAAGATGATCGCCGAGACCCAAGCGCTCCTCAAGGATTGGCCCGGCCAAAAGGAGATGCAGGCGAACTTCGAGGAAGCGCTGTTTCAGGAAAATCCCTCCCCCAACCTGATTGTCACTGCCTTCGACAAAAAAAGCCCTTCGACATCCGATGGCACCATGATCCTGGCTCGCGCTGCGCTCGCCACCGGCGACAAGACGAGAGCGGCCTCCGTCATCCGCGCATTGTGGTCGGGCGAGAAGCTGGACGAGGCGGAGGAAGACAGGTTTATCAAGGAGTTCGGCGAGCTTCTTACGGCTGCGGATCACAAGCGCCGCATGGATTTCCTGCTCTACAAGGAGCGCTATCAGCAGGCCGAGCGCTTCTCGGAATTCGGCGAGGCGCAATCGCTGTTCGACGCTTTCTCAGCGGTAGGCCGCAAGACCAAGGATGCTGACAAGAAGATCGACGCCGTCGACGCCAAATGGCACGACGATCCGAGCTATCTCTACATCAAGATCAAGCGGCACAGGCAGCTCCAGGAATATGACACCGCCGCCAAACTGCTGGAAAAAACGCCGAAGGACGCGACTTTGCTCGCTGATCCCGGTGCCTGGTGGGTCGAGGCGCGGATCGTGACCCGTGGGCTGATCGACGCGGGCAATGTGAAGGCGGCCTACCGCCTCGCCTCGGCCCACGTGGCTATTGAGCCCGACGATCTGGCGGAAGCCGAGTTTCACGCCGGCTGGTATGCATTTCGAGGCCTGAAGGACCGAGCGAAGGCCGAGGCGCATTTCAACAAACTTCTTGCTGCCAGCCCCAAGGCTCACGACCAGGCGCGCGGGTTCTACTGGCTGGGTCGAACATTCGAAAAATCGAACCGCGAGAAATCCAAGGACTATTTCGAGCGGGCGACAGAATATCCCGCGACCTTCTATGGCCAGCTCTCGGCGGCCCGGATGAAGGTCGCGATCAAGCCCGGCCACCGCTATGCTGTAACGGATGCCGACCGGCTGGCCTTCGCGTCGCGGCCAGAGATTATCGGCCTCTCGCTGATCGAGCAGTCGGGGGAAGCCGCCCGGGCACGACGGCTGTATCTCGCACTCGCCGCGACGCTCGAAAATCCGGTCGACATCCAGCAGCTTGCCAGCAAGGCACTTGAAACGCACGGTTCGACACTGGCGCTGGCGATTGGCAAGACAGCACTCAAGCAGGGCCATGATCCGGGGCTCGCCGCCTTCCCGCTCGGTGCGATCCCAGAGACGGCTGATATCTCCGGTGCCGGCAAGGCGCTCGCCTATGCGATCGCCCGGCAGGAGAGCGCCTTCAATCCGCAGGCTGTCTCGCCCGCCAACGCACGCGGGCTGCTGCAATTGCTGCCCTCGACCGCAAAACGTGTCGCGAAGCAATACCAGATGGCCTATGCGGACGAGAAGCTGACCGAGGATCCGGCCTTCAACGCGACGCTTGGCTCGCACTATCTCGGCGAGCAGATCAGCAAATTCGATGGCTCGCTGATCATGACCTTCGCCGCCTATAATGCGGGGCCGAGCCGGGTAACGCAGTGGATCAGGCGTTACGGCGACCCGCGCGGCAAGGATATCGACGTCGCGGTCGATTGGGTGGAGAGCATTCCCTTCACCGAAACGCGCGACTATGTGCAGCGGGTGATGGAGAATTACCAGGTCTACAAGCTGCTGCTGAGCGAGACACCTGATATTGCCGCCGACATGACGGCTGGCCGATAG
- the dapA gene encoding 4-hydroxy-tetrahydrodipicolinate synthase — protein MFKGSIPALLTPFNDDGSVDHEAFAAHVEWQISEGSSGLVPVGTTGESPTLSHDEHKRVVETCIAAAKKRVPVIAGAGSNNTVEAIELARHAEKAGADAILVVTPYYNRPTQKGLIAHFSAIAEAVSLPIIIYNIPPRSVIDMSPETMGKLAHAYKNIIGVKDATGKIERVSEQRITCGKDFVQLSGEDASALGFNAHGGTGCISVTANVAPRLCAEFQAATLAGNYAKALEYQDRLMPLHKAIFLEPGVIGSKYALNRLGRMSRTVRSPLTRDLEAPVEAAIDAALKHAGLLN, from the coding sequence ATGTTCAAGGGTTCCATTCCCGCTCTGTTGACCCCTTTCAACGATGACGGCAGCGTCGATCACGAGGCTTTTGCCGCCCATGTGGAGTGGCAGATATCGGAGGGAAGTTCCGGCCTTGTGCCTGTGGGCACGACGGGCGAATCCCCGACGCTATCCCATGACGAACATAAACGCGTTGTCGAAACCTGCATCGCGGCGGCGAAAAAGCGCGTGCCGGTGATCGCCGGTGCCGGCTCGAACAATACTGTCGAGGCGATCGAACTGGCGCGCCATGCGGAAAAGGCCGGCGCCGACGCCATCCTCGTGGTCACGCCTTATTATAACAGGCCGACACAGAAGGGCCTGATCGCGCATTTCTCGGCGATTGCCGAGGCTGTCAGCCTGCCGATCATCATTTACAATATCCCGCCGCGTTCGGTCATCGACATGTCGCCGGAGACCATGGGCAAGCTGGCGCATGCCTATAAGAACATCATCGGCGTCAAGGACGCCACGGGCAAGATCGAGCGCGTCTCCGAGCAGCGCATCACCTGCGGCAAGGATTTCGTGCAGTTGTCGGGCGAGGATGCCAGTGCGCTGGGCTTCAACGCGCATGGCGGCACAGGCTGTATTTCGGTGACGGCAAATGTCGCGCCGCGCCTCTGTGCCGAGTTCCAGGCGGCCACGCTCGCCGGCAATTATGCCAAGGCGCTTGAATATCAGGACCGTCTTATGCCGCTGCACAAGGCGATCTTCCTTGAACCTGGCGTGATCGGTTCTAAATATGCACTCAACCGCCTCGGCCGGATGAGCCGCACGGTGCGCTCGCCCCTGACCAGGGATCTCGAGGCGCCGGTCGAAGCCGCGATCGATGCGGCGCTCAAACATGCAGGACTGCTAAACTGA
- a CDS encoding DUF3563 domain-containing protein, giving the protein MFGYVSKITQKLRAPTTAEREMDYLNQSVDRVDLEYRQRQIDRGMFRNRGINFL; this is encoded by the coding sequence ATGTTTGGTTATGTATCGAAGATCACCCAGAAGCTTCGCGCCCCGACCACTGCCGAGCGCGAAATGGACTACCTGAACCAGAGCGTCGACCGCGTCGACCTCGAATATCGCCAGCGGCAGATCGACCGCGGCATGTTCCGCAACCGCGGCATCAACTTCCTCTAA
- a CDS encoding NYN domain-containing protein: protein MFDPREKIALFIDGANLYAASKSLGFDIDYRKLLKHFNKEGYLLRAYYYTALIEDQEYSSIRPLIDWLDYNGYKVITKPAKEFTDSLGRRKIKGNMDIELAIDAMEQSEVVDHLVIFSGDGDFTTLVEALQRKGRKVSVVSTMATQPPMIADDLRRQADHFIELTTLKAAVGRDPSERAPRPVEPVHDEFEV from the coding sequence ATGTTCGATCCTCGCGAAAAAATTGCACTTTTCATCGATGGCGCCAATCTTTACGCGGCCTCCAAGAGCCTTGGCTTCGATATCGACTACCGCAAGCTGTTGAAGCATTTCAACAAGGAAGGCTACCTTTTGCGGGCCTATTATTATACCGCGCTGATCGAAGACCAGGAATATTCCTCAATCCGGCCGCTGATCGATTGGCTGGATTATAACGGCTACAAGGTGATCACCAAGCCTGCCAAGGAGTTCACCGACTCGCTTGGACGCCGCAAGATCAAGGGCAATATGGACATCGAGCTTGCGATCGATGCCATGGAGCAATCGGAGGTCGTCGACCATCTCGTGATCTTCTCCGGCGATGGCGATTTCACGACGCTCGTCGAAGCATTGCAGCGGAAGGGCCGCAAGGTTTCAGTGGTATCAACGATGGCAACGCAACCTCCAATGATTGCAGACGACCTGCGCCGCCAGGCAGATCACTTCATCGAATTGACGACGCTCAAGGCTGCGGTTGGACGCGATCCCTCGGAACGGGCGCCTCGCCCCGTCGAGCCCGTGCATGATGAGTTCGAAGTCTGA
- a CDS encoding alpha/beta fold hydrolase has translation MQQDGFTPLHFTSDDGLALYGRDYGSGNSGRRPIVCLAGLSRNSRDFHQLATWLADQGRRVITLDYRGRGLSARDPNPANYNIGREAQDVVAALRTLGISRAIFIGTSRGGLILHILPAFVPDMIAACILNDVGPVIEVAGLRVIREYLSARLEPKDFTEAARALKATHGVDFPALGDNDWNDMADAIFRETGGRIVSDYDPALVEPLKTMDMDQHLPDLWPQYEALASIPVMIVRGENSKLFSADVAGEMVARHGPQIELIMARGQGHAPILHIPDVLGPVSNFIASH, from the coding sequence ATGCAGCAAGATGGCTTTACGCCCCTTCACTTCACCAGCGACGATGGGCTGGCACTTTACGGCCGTGACTATGGAAGCGGGAATTCCGGGCGACGGCCGATCGTCTGCCTGGCGGGGCTCTCCCGCAACAGCCGGGATTTTCACCAGCTGGCGACATGGCTTGCAGACCAGGGGCGGCGCGTGATCACCCTCGACTATCGCGGCCGCGGCCTTTCCGCCCGGGATCCGAACCCCGCCAACTACAATATCGGCCGCGAGGCCCAGGACGTGGTCGCCGCATTGCGGACGCTCGGCATCAGCCGTGCGATCTTCATCGGCACGTCGCGTGGCGGCTTGATCCTGCATATTCTGCCTGCTTTCGTGCCCGATATGATCGCGGCATGCATTCTCAACGACGTCGGGCCGGTCATCGAGGTCGCCGGGTTGCGGGTGATCCGCGAATATCTGTCGGCGCGGCTGGAGCCAAAGGACTTTACCGAGGCAGCCCGCGCGCTCAAGGCAACGCACGGCGTGGACTTTCCCGCGCTTGGCGACAATGACTGGAACGACATGGCGGATGCGATCTTCCGGGAGACGGGCGGGCGCATTGTTTCGGATTATGATCCGGCGCTGGTCGAACCGTTGAAGACCATGGACATGGATCAGCACCTGCCCGATCTCTGGCCGCAATATGAAGCACTCGCTTCAATTCCCGTGATGATCGTGCGGGGCGAAAACTCGAAGCTGTTTTCGGCGGATGTGGCCGGTGAGATGGTCGCACGACACGGGCCGCAAATCGAATTGATCATGGCCAGAGGTCAAGGGCATGCGCCGATCCTGCACATTCCTGATGTGCTTGGACCGGTCTCCAATTTTATCGCGTCCCATTAG